The Sphingobacterium bambusae genome includes a window with the following:
- a CDS encoding ABC transporter permease, with the protein MDFVQLIKISFRAIRINKVRAFLTMLGIIIGVCSVIVMLTVGESSKKGITSNISDMGSNLIMVSPKSNAQTGVRLDASATQSLSIEDYQAIQRQVSLVDAVSPIVSGSGQAIYGANNWKATLFGAAPEYLLIRSLKIADGVMISDYDVKTNAKVAVIGKTVLENLFPYEAKPIGKTIRFNNIPFKVIGILEAKGVSTFGQDQDDIIIAPYSTVQKRILGISHLHSIAASAISEDAAEEAVAQVVDILKDKHHIQEGKENDFEVSSQKELIDTFSSITEMLTLLLVTIASISLVVGGIGIMNIMYVSVKERTREIGLRLAVGGRAVDILRQFLMESVFISFAGGLIGIISGVLISLLVGHIIDWQVVIPPQAIVISFAVCTLTGVFFGWYPARKASALDPIQALRYE; encoded by the coding sequence ATGGATTTTGTACAATTGATCAAGATATCCTTTAGGGCTATACGGATAAATAAAGTACGCGCATTTCTGACCATGCTCGGCATCATCATTGGTGTATGTTCGGTCATTGTTATGCTGACCGTAGGCGAAAGCTCCAAAAAAGGAATCACCTCCAATATTTCGGACATGGGCTCCAACTTGATTATGGTATCTCCCAAATCTAATGCACAAACGGGCGTACGTCTTGATGCATCGGCCACGCAGAGCTTATCGATCGAAGATTACCAAGCCATACAGCGACAAGTGTCCTTGGTCGATGCAGTATCCCCCATCGTGTCGGGCAGCGGACAGGCGATCTATGGCGCCAACAACTGGAAGGCTACCCTCTTTGGCGCTGCACCGGAATATCTGCTTATCCGTAGCCTGAAGATTGCCGATGGCGTAATGATTTCTGACTATGATGTAAAAACGAATGCCAAGGTAGCCGTGATCGGAAAAACCGTACTGGAAAACCTCTTTCCCTACGAGGCAAAGCCGATCGGCAAAACAATCCGTTTCAATAATATTCCCTTTAAGGTCATCGGTATCTTGGAAGCCAAGGGCGTAAGCACTTTTGGGCAAGATCAAGACGATATCATCATCGCACCCTACAGCACGGTGCAAAAGCGGATTCTAGGCATTAGCCACCTGCATTCCATCGCTGCATCGGCCATTAGTGAAGATGCGGCAGAAGAAGCCGTCGCGCAGGTGGTAGACATCTTGAAGGACAAGCACCATATACAGGAAGGCAAGGAAAATGATTTCGAAGTATCCTCCCAAAAAGAACTTATTGACACCTTCAGCTCCATCACCGAAATGCTCACCCTGTTGTTGGTCACCATCGCCAGCATCTCCCTCGTCGTTGGCGGTATTGGTATTATGAATATCATGTATGTCAGCGTGAAGGAGCGCACCCGGGAAATAGGTTTGCGATTGGCTGTGGGCGGACGAGCGGTAGATATCTTGCGCCAGTTTCTCATGGAGTCGGTATTCATCAGCTTCGCCGGCGGGCTGATCGGCATTATCTCCGGCGTGCTGATCAGCCTGCTCGTTGGTCATATCATCGATTGGCAAGTGGTTATTCCGCCGCAAGCTATCGTTATATCCTTCGCTGTGTGTACGCTCACGGGCGTCTTCTTCGGCTGGTATCCGGCACGTAAAGCCTCTGCTCTCGACCCTATCCAAGCGCTCCGATACGAATAG
- a CDS encoding ABC transporter ATP-binding protein — protein MNNRIIKIDGIRRDFVMGNQVNPILKGIDLEIERGEFVTIMGPSGSGKSTLLNILGCLDTATAGSYELEGSAVDKLSRNQLARVRNSKLGFIFQSYNLLSKTSCMDNVMLPLLYDSSISSRERKERAIRLLHRVGLGERLQHTPSQLSGGQQQRVAIARSLVNNPIMLFADEATGNLDTRTSYEIMALFQELNANGITITFVTHEQDIADFSSRTIRLRDGLIEADERNTNPKSAADMLHALNLHTPKT, from the coding sequence ATGAATAATCGTATAATAAAAATCGATGGCATCCGCCGGGATTTTGTGATGGGCAACCAAGTAAATCCTATCTTAAAAGGTATAGACCTAGAGATTGAACGCGGAGAGTTTGTAACCATCATGGGGCCCAGCGGATCGGGCAAATCAACCCTACTGAACATCTTGGGCTGTCTAGATACCGCTACTGCGGGCAGCTACGAACTGGAGGGCTCAGCCGTAGATAAGCTCTCTCGCAACCAGCTGGCGCGCGTGCGAAATAGCAAGCTGGGCTTTATCTTTCAATCATACAACTTGCTTTCCAAAACAAGCTGTATGGACAATGTCATGCTGCCGCTGCTCTATGATTCGAGTATAAGCAGCCGGGAACGTAAAGAGCGAGCCATAAGGCTGCTGCATCGGGTAGGCTTGGGCGAGCGGCTCCAACATACACCCAGCCAGTTATCTGGCGGGCAGCAGCAGCGCGTGGCCATTGCCCGCTCGCTGGTCAACAACCCCATTATGCTGTTTGCCGATGAAGCAACCGGCAACCTAGACACACGCACTTCCTACGAGATTATGGCGCTCTTTCAGGAGCTCAATGCCAACGGCATCACCATCACTTTCGTCACGCACGAACAGGATATTGCCGATTTCAGCAGCCGTACCATACGCCTGCGCGATGGACTGATCGAGGCCGACGAACGTAACACTAATCCCAAAAGTGCAGCCGACATGCTGCATGCACTCAACCTCCACACCCCTAAAACATAA
- a CDS encoding efflux RND transporter periplasmic adaptor subunit — protein MKTSKIIALLAVALVVGLIAYNLVGTTANNTQADFTRASEGTLQLQVTATGVLQPIELVEVGTQVSGIVNKVHVDYNSAVSKGQLLAELDRKNLEQKLSLAQSQYNDAQTALYYQKAIYARNKTLFDDGLISLAEFQEVEFSYKNAVSTVAQRLADVHTEKTNLSFANVYSPIDGVVLSREISEGQTVAATFNTPVLFTIARDLKRMQVEANVDEADIGAVQVGQAISFTVDAHPDEVFAGRVAQVRLNAAINSNVVTYTCILEADNSSGLLMPGMTATISILTKEQAGILLVENKAFSFVPDLPMLNRYIKEKYGKTADIEKLPTVAKKDERIVWVQEQGTIMPKTVQIGISDGIRTEIRAGLKAGTAIMTALVDSKKSTEQRSTNTASKDKQAANE, from the coding sequence ATGAAAACATCTAAAATCATAGCACTGCTGGCAGTAGCTCTCGTGGTCGGCTTAATCGCTTATAACCTTGTGGGAACCACGGCAAACAACACCCAAGCGGACTTTACTCGCGCGAGCGAAGGAACGCTGCAACTGCAGGTTACGGCCACCGGCGTACTTCAACCCATCGAACTGGTGGAAGTAGGCACCCAAGTGTCGGGCATTGTAAACAAGGTGCACGTGGACTACAATAGCGCCGTGAGCAAGGGGCAGCTGCTGGCCGAACTAGACAGGAAAAACCTCGAGCAGAAACTCTCCCTCGCCCAGTCGCAGTACAACGATGCCCAAACGGCACTCTACTATCAAAAAGCCATTTATGCGCGCAACAAAACACTCTTTGACGATGGGCTGATCAGTCTAGCCGAATTCCAGGAGGTAGAATTTTCTTATAAGAATGCCGTATCTACCGTGGCGCAGCGTCTGGCCGATGTACATACGGAAAAGACGAACCTGAGCTTTGCCAATGTCTATTCGCCGATAGACGGCGTGGTACTATCGCGCGAGATCAGCGAAGGGCAAACAGTGGCTGCAACCTTCAACACACCGGTGCTCTTTACTATTGCCCGCGACCTGAAACGTATGCAGGTGGAAGCCAATGTCGATGAGGCTGATATTGGCGCGGTGCAGGTTGGGCAAGCGATCTCCTTTACCGTGGACGCCCATCCTGATGAGGTATTTGCAGGGCGCGTGGCGCAGGTGCGCCTCAATGCCGCTATCAACTCCAATGTGGTCACCTATACCTGTATACTTGAAGCCGACAATAGCAGTGGCCTGCTGATGCCCGGTATGACGGCAACAATCTCCATCTTGACCAAAGAACAAGCAGGCATCTTGCTGGTGGAGAACAAAGCCTTCAGCTTTGTGCCCGATCTGCCTATGCTCAACCGCTATATAAAAGAAAAATATGGTAAAACGGCGGATATCGAAAAATTGCCGACGGTAGCGAAAAAAGACGAGCGCATAGTGTGGGTGCAAGAACAGGGAACGATAATGCCTAAAACCGTGCAGATAGGCATCAGTGATGGCATACGCACCGAAATACGGGCTGGCCTAAAGGCGGGAACAGCTATTATGACAGCGTTGGTAGACAGCAAAAAATCGACCGAGCAAAGATCGACGAACACGGCATCCAAAGACAAGCAAGCAGCAAATGAATAA
- a CDS encoding TolC family protein: MKIIFSILIALLLVQWSIAQQPTHPTTSSSVQAWSLEDCIHYALINNVQLNQSKLDLSTAENNLQQAKNNRLPTLAANVLQQHATGRTIDPITSDFINARLRSTSLAASANITLWNGGFLKTDIQKNKLMVTQNQFFVDRAKNDIVLTTIQAYMTALTLYESIGIAEKTIANALEQYRAAKGRHAVGTLSSIDLSTYKAQLSTDTLTLINAENEYRSQVLELKQLLEIPPSDSFDIQKIALQEQAYPIPTTAELYNEIKEHMPETKLSHVDLHLKETELKLAKSGYYPKLSLRGGMMSGYTNTQFFGFARQLQNNFSPNVALDLSIPIFAQFTNRTNVKNAKLAIQRAALESKKQDRELYGTLEKLLQQSRSATAQLRAARDAEQAASLSYQLANRKNSLGALSLAELIVIKNEYLNAADKYLQAKLTFALYQKLIAFYQAQTTTDQNQR, encoded by the coding sequence ATGAAAATAATTTTTTCTATACTGATCGCATTGTTGCTCGTGCAATGGAGCATTGCGCAGCAACCTACACACCCAACCACTAGCTCATCCGTCCAAGCTTGGAGCTTGGAAGACTGCATACACTATGCGCTAATAAACAATGTGCAGCTCAACCAGAGCAAGCTCGACCTTTCCACCGCAGAGAATAATCTCCAACAGGCGAAGAACAACAGGCTGCCGACACTAGCGGCCAATGTGCTGCAACAGCACGCTACAGGCAGAACGATAGACCCCATAACCAGCGATTTTATTAACGCACGGTTACGCTCCACCAGCTTAGCCGCCTCGGCCAACATCACGCTATGGAATGGCGGATTCCTAAAAACGGATATACAAAAGAACAAGCTAATGGTAACGCAAAACCAGTTCTTCGTTGATCGTGCTAAAAATGACATCGTGCTCACAACAATCCAAGCCTATATGACGGCACTAACACTATATGAAAGTATAGGCATTGCAGAAAAGACGATCGCCAATGCCTTGGAACAATATCGGGCAGCGAAAGGACGACATGCCGTGGGCACGCTGTCCAGCATTGACCTATCTACCTACAAGGCACAGCTTTCCACTGATACGCTGACCTTAATCAACGCCGAAAACGAGTACCGCTCGCAGGTGCTGGAATTGAAGCAGCTACTCGAAATACCGCCGAGCGATAGCTTCGACATCCAAAAAATAGCCCTGCAGGAGCAGGCTTATCCCATACCAACCACAGCCGAGCTCTACAACGAAATAAAAGAACATATGCCTGAAACCAAGCTTTCCCACGTGGACTTACACCTCAAAGAAACAGAACTCAAGCTTGCCAAAAGTGGCTATTACCCCAAGCTGAGCTTGCGCGGCGGCATGATGAGCGGATACACCAACACACAATTTTTTGGCTTCGCCCGACAGCTTCAAAACAACTTTTCGCCCAATGTGGCTCTCGATCTCAGCATACCGATATTCGCCCAATTTACCAACCGTACGAACGTCAAAAATGCGAAGTTAGCCATACAGCGTGCAGCGCTGGAAAGCAAGAAGCAGGATCGCGAACTGTACGGCACCTTGGAAAAGCTCCTGCAACAGTCTCGCTCGGCAACGGCACAGCTGCGTGCTGCGCGTGATGCCGAGCAGGCTGCCAGCCTATCCTACCAACTGGCCAATCGAAAAAACAGCCTGGGCGCCCTGAGTTTAGCCGAATTGATCGTCATCAAGAACGAGTACCTCAACGCTGCCGACAAATATCTGCAGGCCAAACTCACCTTCGCCCTTTATCAAAAACTGATTGCATTCTATCAAGCACAAACAACAACAGATCAAAACCAACGATGA
- a CDS encoding LytR/AlgR family response regulator transcription factor produces the protein MTQPANILIIEDEKANSDRLQRLLAKIRPNYRLLEVLPSIKKSVAWFELNAAPDLVFMDIRLSDGISFEIFNRTDLPCPVIFTTAYDEYAVQAFKYNSIDYLLKPIEQVELELALAKYERSAVPTLQQEPLLKTLIDYMDQKVYRKRFLIPFRDEFRRIATDDIAYFVSQDGVSSACLFNGETYIITQPLDSLEQQLDPAQFFRANRQYIVSMNAVDKVHNYFNAKLKLEIRHCPEGVIVSRVKAPLLREWLDY, from the coding sequence ATGACACAGCCCGCCAACATACTGATCATTGAAGATGAGAAAGCCAACAGCGACCGCCTGCAGCGCCTGCTCGCCAAGATACGCCCGAACTACAGGCTACTTGAAGTATTGCCCAGCATCAAGAAAAGCGTTGCTTGGTTTGAGCTCAATGCAGCGCCAGACTTGGTCTTTATGGATATCAGGCTGAGCGACGGCATTAGCTTTGAAATCTTCAACCGCACCGATCTGCCCTGCCCCGTCATCTTTACCACGGCATACGATGAATACGCCGTGCAGGCCTTTAAATACAATAGTATAGACTATCTGCTTAAACCCATAGAACAGGTCGAGCTGGAGCTTGCATTGGCCAAGTATGAGCGATCGGCCGTGCCCACCTTACAGCAGGAGCCCCTGCTCAAGACGCTGATAGATTATATGGATCAAAAGGTCTATCGCAAAAGGTTCCTGATCCCGTTTCGCGACGAATTCCGCCGTATTGCAACCGATGATATTGCTTATTTCGTCTCGCAAGACGGCGTTTCCTCTGCCTGTCTGTTCAATGGCGAAACCTACATCATCACACAGCCCCTAGACAGTTTAGAGCAGCAACTCGATCCCGCACAGTTTTTCCGCGCCAACAGGCAGTATATCGTTAGTATGAACGCCGTAGACAAGGTGCACAACTACTTTAATGCCAAGCTGAAGCTGGAAATCCGCCACTGCCCGGAAGGCGTGATTGTGAGTCGCGTAAAGGCGCCCCTGTTGCGCGAATGGCTTGATTACTAA
- a CDS encoding sensor histidine kinase, which translates to MNMEEEQPMKKQEHTPSRNKIAKLAMVLYTLIGLYVLSFFIYPTSYWDLLLNMSVPELLFDLFTTLIICVVIVEFNFLIDKRLDKWIPWTKHALNRLFFQTIIQIAGTFIVVLIVASIFAIYLSLIDKLSNTAGLTLTQAWQYVIAILILTLIINIANSVYYLAANWKSELLNATAYKVKAAESKQLAAETELQSLRLQLDPHFVFNNLTVLSELILKDPQLGFAYTENFAKVYRYLLVNAKKDSITLREELKFLDLYLLLLQSRIGNGAIFDIDVDEALLNRHLPPVTLQLLVENALKYNSIDEDRPLHIRIYSNDMEELVVYNELLPLLNKHHSSGIGLKNIVSRYSLLTDRKPRISQDDVSFTVSIPLFA; encoded by the coding sequence ATGAACATGGAGGAAGAGCAGCCAATGAAAAAACAGGAACATACCCCTTCGCGCAATAAGATTGCCAAACTGGCCATGGTACTGTATACCCTGATCGGGTTGTACGTGCTGTCGTTCTTTATTTACCCGACATCCTATTGGGATCTGCTCTTGAACATGTCCGTTCCCGAGCTGCTTTTTGATCTTTTCACCACCCTTATTATCTGTGTGGTGATTGTGGAATTCAACTTCCTTATTGATAAACGGCTAGACAAGTGGATACCATGGACGAAGCATGCACTCAATCGCCTGTTTTTCCAAACTATTATTCAAATCGCGGGTACCTTTATCGTGGTGCTGATCGTGGCTTCCATATTTGCTATCTACCTTTCTTTAATAGACAAACTAAGCAATACTGCGGGACTGACCTTAACACAAGCTTGGCAGTACGTCATTGCCATTTTGATACTTACCCTAATTATCAATATTGCCAACTCCGTATATTATTTGGCTGCCAACTGGAAATCAGAACTACTCAATGCCACGGCATACAAGGTCAAAGCGGCAGAAAGCAAGCAGCTGGCCGCCGAAACCGAACTGCAATCGCTACGCCTACAACTTGATCCGCATTTCGTGTTCAATAATTTAACGGTGCTGTCCGAGCTGATCTTGAAAGACCCTCAACTCGGCTTTGCATATACCGAGAATTTTGCAAAGGTATACCGTTACCTGCTCGTCAATGCAAAAAAAGACAGCATCACGCTGCGCGAGGAACTCAAATTTCTGGATCTCTACCTATTACTACTGCAGAGCCGAATCGGCAATGGGGCGATCTTTGACATCGATGTGGATGAAGCATTACTGAATCGGCACTTACCTCCCGTGACGCTACAACTGTTAGTAGAAAATGCACTAAAATACAATAGCATCGATGAAGATCGGCCGCTCCACATCCGTATCTATAGCAATGATATGGAAGAGCTCGTGGTCTACAACGAGCTATTGCCTTTGCTTAACAAACATCATTCCTCCGGCATTGGACTAAAAAATATCGTGAGCCGCTATTCGCTGCTCACCGACAGAAAGCCGCGCATCAGCCAAGACGATGTTTCATTTACCGTATCCATACCCTTATTTGCATGA
- a CDS encoding HD domain-containing protein codes for MNYKKILKEAHSYLEQYAALYGQHPYSFHNMRHIADVSKAIDEISDYYKLDAEHYFIVKAAALFHDLGYISHGPEGHEATGAQLAKAFLDSKSVTTATTQSVINCIMATRDKQHPTTFLESILCDADLMHLGDKEFSKLNFCMFQEIVDLRKVDFDKNIWIALSIKFLENHQFHTSYVQERYNSGKEKNLRLMKEKLSRFTMDV; via the coding sequence ATGAACTATAAAAAGATACTGAAGGAAGCACACAGCTATCTTGAACAATACGCAGCACTATACGGCCAACATCCGTACTCCTTTCACAATATGCGCCACATCGCAGATGTTTCGAAAGCTATAGACGAGATAAGCGACTACTATAAGCTTGACGCCGAACACTATTTTATTGTGAAAGCAGCAGCCTTATTTCACGATTTGGGCTACATCAGCCACGGTCCCGAAGGCCACGAGGCAACGGGCGCCCAGCTGGCCAAAGCCTTTCTTGACAGCAAATCGGTGACCACGGCCACCACGCAAAGCGTGATCAACTGCATTATGGCTACTCGCGACAAGCAGCATCCCACCACCTTCTTGGAGTCGATCCTCTGCGATGCCGATTTGATGCACTTGGGAGACAAAGAATTTTCCAAGTTAAACTTCTGCATGTTTCAAGAAATTGTAGACCTGCGCAAGGTTGACTTTGATAAAAACATATGGATAGCCCTATCGATCAAATTTTTGGAAAATCATCAGTTCCATACCAGCTATGTGCAGGAACGGTACAACAGCGGGAAGGAGAAAAATCTCCGATTAATGAAAGAGAAGCTTAGCCGCTTTACGATGGATGTGTAG